In Manis javanica isolate MJ-LG chromosome X, MJ_LKY, whole genome shotgun sequence, the DNA window agctagggctagtccttgcaggactttgctaacgaaagccgggccgttatcggaacctattgcttcagggaccccatatctggggatgatttcttcaattaatctttttgctactacctggctagtctcatgcttgcttggaaaggcctccacctacccagagaaagtatctaccataactagcaaatacctgtatccatacttccctggttttatttcggtgaagtctatttcccaattcctccctggagccctccccctttcccgggtacctgctgggtgcagccctcttggggctggtcttagcattgcacagctactgcattctttcatgatctggcaagtcacctcattctggtggggaaacaccaactgcgcagactggaaaaggctgagcagtttttttttccacctagatgggtggacttatgcagattagcaagcaggtactgtcctaatgcttctggcaagatcaatctaccctcttggtccctaccccaatgtccctctccaaacacttcccccgggacttgtttcctaatccactcaagatcttgaggggaatactcaggtttgggcggcagtgcgggcagttcaggtatgggtatttcgagggccacaagcacaagagagtccgagagggctgcccttttagcttctgcatctgcatggctgttgccgatggcctcgggtgtcttctttgattggtggcccggtacatgtataactgctaccgctttaggtttttcaacagcagctaatagtctttggacttcttgcagattcctcagtcccttcccttccgcagaatggaatcctctttctcggtagatggcaccatggacatggacagtgccaaaggcgtatctgctatctgtgtaaatgttggcccgctttccttctgctctttccagggcctcagcgagagcaataagttccgccttctgtgctgaggtgccagggggcagagctgtgctccagacaacttccccatcgtgggttactactgctgcccctgctctcctgaccccctcctgcacaaagctgctcccatccgtataccaatttagctcacagttcagtaacggtgtgtctttcaggtctgctcgcacctggataatttcggaaaggatatctctacagtcatggatgggggttgtcagatctgggtccggcagaagggtggcaggatttagggttaccgggtcagagaaggcgattcggggagaatctagtaggagcccttgatagtgggtgagtcttgcgttcgtcatctgttttcctggaggatgcttgaggatcccctccacggtatgtggggctgttattctcagattttggccaaaagtcagcttgtctgcctcttttaccagtagagcgatggctgctaggatacgcagacaaggtggccacccggaggccactgggtctagccgcttggacaaataagccacaggtctcttccatgggcccagctgctgagccagaactcctttagccactcccttcttttcatctacaaacaggataaagggtttttctgggtctggcagagatagggcgggggcccggaggagagcttcttttagtctgtcaaacgcctcttgttgttcctgcatccattgccagcctggcccttctttggttgcttcatatagtggtcgggctatttctgcataccctggaatccagagcctgcaaaacccggctgagccaagaaattctctcactccctggggtgaggaagggatggggatagccaggacagtttgcttcatggcctgtgttagccatctggccccattagatattgtgtaccccaagtagactactgacctctgacagatgtgggctttcttggcactggctcgatatcccagttcacctagttcagccagcaagttccccgtggcttcttcgcactcttcacgggtttctgtggccagcaacaggtcatctacatactgcaacaacgtcacgtgggggtggctcttgcgaaagggctccaagtcctggcttagggcttcattgaataaggtgggagagttcttgaagccctgaggcagtctagtccaggtaagctgcccttttcttcctccccctggctcttgccactcaaaggcaaacaaaggc includes these proteins:
- the LOC140847360 gene encoding uncharacterized protein gives rise to the protein MTNARLTHYQGLLLDSPRIAFSDPVTLNPATLLPDPDLTTPIHDCRDILSEIIQVRADLKDTPLLNCELNWYTDGSSFVQEGVRRAGAAVVTHDGEVVWSTALPPGTSAQKAELIALAEALERAEGKRANIYTDSRYAFGTVHVHGAIYRERGFHSAEGKGLRNLQEVQRLLAAVEKPKAVAVIHVPGHQSKKTPEAIGNSHADAEAKRAALSDSLVLVALEIPIPELPALPPKPEYSPQDLEWIRKQVPGEVFGEGHWGRDQEGRLILPEALGQYLLANLHKSTHLGGKKNCSAFSSLRSWCFPTRMR